From the Thamnophis elegans isolate rThaEle1 chromosome 16, rThaEle1.pri, whole genome shotgun sequence genome, the window TGGAAAATTAAAGGAGTCCGCAAGGAAGACGTTATGTGGAAGCTTCCCCCCAAAGGAACCTTGTCCTGGGAATTTGGCTCTAgccccattggggggggggggagccaaagcTGAATGGCACCATCACCCCTGCTGACCGGCAAGGAAAAGACCGAGCGGTGTTAGCCAGGTCAGCCACATTGAGCCACGCAGGCAAAGGCTCTTCTCCGGCTCAGAGCCTTCCTCGGCCCAAATCACAGACGGGGGGAAAACTCTGATGCCAAAGGATTGGAGCCCAATCAAGTATCACAATCAGGGATGGAAGGGAGCGAGCTTTGTTCATGGCtgtctgccccccctccccctccccaggaacaagGGGAGGGTTTCTGAACTGACCTTCATGTTGTCGGGAGGGTCTCCTTGTCCTGTGGTTGCGCAGACAAATACCACCAGCGGCTCATTGATCAGGTTTGCCTTCCGAGAAGCCACGCAACGACACAGAGAGGGTTGCAATTAGTTCCTAACGAAGGCCAGCCAGCAAGgctctttttcccccccccagGAGCGTCGATTTCACTGCTGACCCATCTTTCCACCAACACATTTCTATTTGGGGGGCGGCTAAAATGGCAAAAGCACCACTTGTAGAGATGGGTGGCTattgaaatgaatgaaatcaATAAATGTGAGAAGCAGCTCCCGCCCAATTCCGGGAAAACCACGAAAGGTTGACCTCCTCTGGCTGGATGCTGTCCCTTTTGACCACCTTTTAAGGGTGCGTGGGTATGCGACCAAGGGAGGGGCTCCTTCCACAGGTCGGAAAGCTGAGCTTAGGCCACTTCATAAGCTAAGACGGGATGGTTTTCTACAGATATGTAGGCCGAAATCACTGCAAAGTCATCATAGCTGCTACTCACCACATGGTAGTCGTCCAGGGCCTCAACCTTACAGTGGAAATGGCATCGCTTGGCTTCTCGGCCGACCCTCTCGGCATTATCTTGGGCAGTTCCTGTCTGGCTGCCATAAAGCACCAGCATCTTCCGTGCTGCCATCTGAAGGGGAGCAGGACGAAGACATCCGGGAATTAGGACGGAGGCACAACTTTCCCAGTTTAAGAATTCCACAGTGGAACGAAGGAGGTGCCGTTGTCGGTGGAAACAAGGGGAAGACAAAGCAAACTTTTCTCTTGACCTCTGCCCAGCTGTACAAACCTTTTGCCTCCTGAGGCTGGGGAAAATCACCAGGCAAAACCACCACTGGGAATCTAGGCTCACCTAGATTAAACAATTGAAAAAGGGACCAGCGAGGGAGGTTCAAAAGCTAAACGTGGCCTCTTTCAGACAAAAGGTTTCTCCTGTCAAATTAAGGGTGCATAAAATGGATTTATTGCAATGTATGACTTGCACATTATGCCTTAAACCAGCCGGTGATCTAACTGAAGTGGCGTAGTAGCATCGGTAGACTAAAACAAGAGCTGCGTCCCATATGCATAATAACCACTTAGCGGTGTCTTTGCACATTTCAAGAGTGCATAGGAGGAGGACCTTAGAAACCCtcctattggggggaaaaaaacccatataGGACAGATTAGCCAAAGTAAGGGAATGagaaatgataccaaattatatttgggtttacGGAAaaaccatcccaaggaaacataaactgagatttgaaagaaacACCTAtaacaagagaaaaagaaaggaagaggggaggagagaatgagaggaagaaggggggaagaaagaaagaggtaaggagaggatgggagagagaaggagagaaggtaggaaagggaagagagaaggaaggaaggaaaaggagaggaggagggcagtagagaagggagggagaaaagaaagggaaaacaaggaggtgttacaacaggcggaagGGTGGGAagggatgtgggattggggggCAGGGAGGTAAGGGGAAAGGTATaaaattgtaaaacttattaaaactttttaataaaaaaaacaggcggaagggatggtaaataaagcaacccaaactgtatatattacaacctattaaatggaataacaaataagGTGTGAAGAATAACAACTATTAGGTGAATGTATGCTTAAAATGGTGTGTaagagaataaagaataaaaaccattttgggaggggggaaccaTTCTATTCATGGAAGTCCAGCCTTCGTCTAGCACCTCCACACTGAAGGctccccccgcccctccccccacGGGATTCATGATATCTGAACTgcagttctgtgtgtgtgttgtgcgttgtgtgtgttgtgtgcccACGTTTGCATTTTAAGCCCTGTGCAAAGTGACAGGcgtttcccttcctcctttctgctCGCCTGCACAGCAGCTTCTATACAACaagagaccccccccctcccgctccgAGCAGCCCTCGCCCCCCATCCTGGCCCGCgggccagagggagggaggggccgcCAGCCTCTGCCTCGCCTGACCTCTTCTCTCCTCAGGGGCGCCGAGACCAGCCAGcggggggaagagaaaggaggctCCGCTGGAGGTGCCGGCCGGGGCTGCTTTCGGACCCTTCCCGCCTCGGgccggagggagagagagagagctgggcgggggggaggaggggggaggaaggaagagccgCTGTTCCCGGCCGCCCGGCGACGTTCCCTCCACTGGGGCCAAGCACACGTGCCCGCCCACTAGCCGGGGGTGGCCACGCCCCCCCTCGCGCAAGGGGCCCGCGCCCGCCGCCTACGTCACAGGAGCGCGCCGGAAGCGCCTCCCTGCGGATCCCCGGGCGCGGGGGAGATCCTGCGGCGGGGATGCTGTTCTCGCTGCGGGAGCTGGTGCAGTGGCTGGGCTTCGCGCCGTTCGAGCTGCTGCTGCAGGCGGCGGCGCTGCTGGCGACGTCGGGTCTGCTGGCGCTGAAGGCGGACGGCGCGGCGGCCGGGCTGAGCTGGTGGAGCGTCTTCGCGCCGCTCTTCGCCGCCGACGGGCTGAGCACCTACTTCACGGCCATCGTGTCGGTGCGCCTCTTCCAGGACGGCGAGAAGCGGCTGGCGGTGCTGCGCCTCTTCTGGATCCTGACGCTGCTCAGCCTCAAGTTCGTCTTCGAGATGCTGCTGTGCCAGAAGCTGGGCGAGCAGAGTCACGAGCCGCTCTGGTACGGGCTCATCATGTCGCCCGTCTTCATCCTGCTTCAGCTCCTCATGATCCGCGCCTGCCGAGTCAattagcaggaggaggaggaggaggaggaggaggcgcctTGGCAGGAACGACCAGGCCGCTCTCGACCGGGACTCCACTGGGAGATTCTCTGACCGGCTGCGCCTGCTTCCTGACAGCCAAGACTGAAAGCTTCCGCCTAGACCGCAATGAAGGCCTCTTCCTGCCCTCCCAGGCAATACTTCTTGTGCTCTGGGAGGTGTGGCAGCCTTTCTGTTCTGCCtttgaactctgatttctgaAGGATGAAACATCTGGGAGAGCTCTGATtaaaatcaagaataaaaaaatgtaaagcCAGTATGTAagacttttgtttttcttcccaagGCTGAGATTTGGTTTCACTCACACcctgtgacctcaagactggactactgcaatgcgctctacatggggcagcccttgaagagtattcagagacttcaactcgtccagaatgcagctgcgcgagcgattgtgggtgcacctcggtacacccacgttacacctatcctccgcgagctgcactggttaccgatcagactccggatacgcttcaaggtgctagtcgtaacttataaagcccttcatggtattggacctgggtacttgagagaccgcctgctgccaattacctctcatagacccattagatctcacagggttggcctcctccgggtgccatctaccagccaatgccacctggctattacccgggggagggccttctctgtggcagctctggccctctggaatgaactccccgcagggattcggaccctcacctctctccaggccttccgaaaagctgtcaaaacctggctttgccggcaggcctgggggtgatgagttccctcccctctcgacatgtatggttgtgcgactgttgtctacttttattatttgtattttgtcttttatattccccttttttccccccttgaattgttcgctgccctgagtcctcccggagaagggcggcatacaaataatacaatacaatacaatacaataaacgCTGAAAGGAAAGCTGGGTGTGTTTTGAGAAATAACTGACAGCAATGTTTGAAAAATGGCAggcagttttttgtttttttttaaagttatttttattttttattacacagacaacaatgggaaagggagaggatggaaaaaaaaggggggggaagggaaaacccatcttcacatataatatgtcgtttaatcacaggtgcatccctactaagtttatacatcccgtatctctctattgtatatttgataagcaccacaataagctagggtttaagaaacaaaaacaacaaaataaaacaagggagagagagaaggaaaaaaaaaggggtagggggaggagggggaggccaaaaagggcaaaaaaaggtcaaaaaaggaatggaaaagaaaaaaaaaaagaaaaaaaaaccatcatcacatacaaaaattttaagtatgggattgatttagagaattggcagaaattgtggtctcaaaattacaaaatgacaatgtctactgcatatagagaaaacttctataagatgttttacaggtggcacctacccccgaccagaatcgcaagaatgttcaagaataaatcagaaaagtgttggaaatgtcaccagatacctggctcatactaccacatgtggtggacttgcactgaagccaaaagatactggactaaaatccacatgtggttggagaaaatgatacacaaacaaatagactttaaaccagaggtctttttattgggaatcttaccagaaatctacaacaaagacttaaaatatctgattgtaaatgtgttaacagcagccagaattgtatttgcaaaaaactggaaaaatgaaacaataccaaaagaggaagaaatcattcgaaaaataatggactgtgccgaaatgagtaaattgacatttgaaattagagagcaagaggatgaacaattttataagatatgggacttgttttatcaatggctaagggaaaaaaaacaaaattttggaaatgaaaaatgatacacttatgtcttaattggaaaaagtaaatgatgatataattatgctgtgaaataattcaacaatgatatgaaggtatgaaatgaaatgcaagattaacaatgaatagaagtatattctctgggggaaaataatgctaatgttaactgaatatatattgtagaaggaaaatgagacctttagttacattagaggaaatatctgagatggtaaacattatttgaagatgtagatgttaaaacaaccgtaatcaaaaaTGGCAGGCAGTTTTATACAGAATTCCTTTTGCAAGGGTATACTTCCAAGTTCATTGCTAATGGCACACAATCAAAAGTGAGCAGGGCTTCTTGCACTGCTTCccctgcaagagagagagagggtgaacTCCAATGAAACCGATGGCATTCAATTACAAGTATGTAGCTGAAAGTGAAGTAAGTGCTTGTGGGCTGGATCATAGTCCAGCAGCCTTTCTAAAATTGCACATTGTCAAGGTGCTTGAAATAACCAATTTCAGGATTAAAGATTTGGATTTGGCTCATGTGGGCTGCATGGAGAGATTTAGCTAATAAATGCCATGATCTGGATTGGTGGAAGAGTGCCAGTGGGAAAAAATGTGGAAAAAATAGATGAGCAAATATGGCAGCCTTAAATATAGTTATATAACATGGATAGTTTGCTTCTGGGTGTAGTTTCTTGTGtttgggaaataggctgactcatGGCCCACTG encodes:
- the TMEM203 gene encoding transmembrane protein 203 — encoded protein: MLFSLRELVQWLGFAPFELLLQAAALLATSGLLALKADGAAAGLSWWSVFAPLFAADGLSTYFTAIVSVRLFQDGEKRLAVLRLFWILTLLSLKFVFEMLLCQKLGEQSHEPLWYGLIMSPVFILLQLLMIRACRVN